AACGCGTGAGTTGCATCAGGTTATTGTTTCCTTTTTTGACGAAGATGTGACGTAAATCTAGGGACAAAGTAGCTAAATAATGTTTTTCTGTTTATTATGTGAGAATTAGATTGACAGTTCCTCCGTTTGGCGTTATCATATGTCTATTGTATAAATTACTTACCCCAAAAATAGAGATTGTGAACGGTGCTGAATCCTTTGGTAGCAAGGGTTTTCAGGATCCGAATCAAAAACTGGCAATTGGCGTCAATATGGCGTACAATGAGGGCAAGTTAAGGAAGATGGAGGAGTGCAATTAATCATGAGTACGGATCGTAGCTTTCTTATAAAAGCAGGCAATCGGGCTGTTCTATTACTGCATGGATTTGCGGGAACGACAGAGGATGTTAGAGAATTAGGTGAATATCTAGCGGAGAATGGTTATACGGTATATGCACCGAATTATCGCGGTCATGGCGAGGAACCAGCAATCTTCTTAAAAACCACACCTGAAATGTGGTATGAGGATGCGAAGGCGGGTTACAAGCATTTACAGGACCAAGGATATCACGAAATAGCAATAGTAGGCGCTGCAATGGGTGGTGTTTTTGCTCTGAAAATGGCGGAAACATTTAATCCGAAAGCAATCGCTCCATTATGTGCGAACGTGAACCGTAAAATGCGATATATTCCAGTGGAGAAGTATCTATTAAAGAGTATGAGTAGAGAAGGAATTGCAGACGCGGAAGCAGAAGTCATGCTTGCTAATTATGCGCCTGAGATAAAAACAATGACAGACGCGCGTTCTGCGTTTTATAAAGCAGTGGCGAGCGATATCGAGCGAATTGAAGTGCCGACGATGATTGGACAAGGTTGTCAGGATGAAGAAATCTCAGCTGATGACGCGAACTATATTTTCAAAAATATTCACTCGGATGATAAGCAACTTTGTTTCTATGCTGGATCTGGTCATGATATTACAACGGACTGTGAGAAGGATATTTTAGGCGAAGATTTAGTTTACTTCCTAGACGATTTAATGTGGCTAGAACAAGAAGTAATGTAAGATATGGAAGGGATACCTTAAAGCTGGGTGTTCCTTCTTTTTTAAATAGGATGGACAGATGAGAGGGGAATGTAAAATGAGTGCACGTTTTAATGGCTCTTTGTCAATTGTTGGGGTGAAATATCGAAGTACAAGCTAGAGAAACAATGGCTTGTACCTCTTTTTAACCTACAGAAATGTCAAAATCTTTGATAAAATGCTGGGCAAGTATTTTGGCACGGAATCGTGAAAAGTTTTGATAGCCATAAGAAGTGCGCTTGATAACTTTGGTTCGGTTGTTAATTCCTTCTACGAAACCATTGGACAGATGTGGGTAAATGAAGGCATTGATGATTTCTGTTTCCCAGCGTCGGAAAGTACCGATAGCTTTTATGAATTCTGGAAGCTGTTTGTCTTGTACGAGTTGATAGAAATCGTGTAAGGATTGACGAACGTCGTGGCGTTCTTGTGCTTTATTGGCATCAAACCAAGCCTGATAGGCTTCCTTGATGGTGTAGGCGGTTTGTAGATCAGGGTGCAAGCTTAAGTAACGGCGAATGATGCTTTTTTGCGCTGTGTCCAGCTTATGAGATCGCTTGAAAAGGAGTTTTTGTATCCGTTTCCCGTGTTTTCGATCTTTTTCTGAAAAACGTTGTTGGACACGAACGCGGACTTTATTCAGCGCCCAATAGATGTAGCGAGAGAAGTGGAAAGAATCGGCAATAATAACTGGTTTGTCAAGGGCTTGTTGCACGGCGTTTTTGAAGGTCGAACTCAAATCCATGATAACCATCTCTACCTGCTGCCCGCGTTCTCTTAAATAACGTTGAATGGTTTTGGCGCGACGGTTTTCTAAGATATCAATGGGGCGACGAGTCATGGGATCAGCGATAATGAGTTGAAATTTGCCTTTGTCGGTATCTCCCTTGAACTCATCGATAGCGATGACCTTAGGAAGAGAGACGG
The sequence above is drawn from the Listeria weihenstephanensis genome and encodes:
- a CDS encoding ISL3 family transposase; protein product: MPDHFIIQLIGLENKNIQLLDYSIENHICHIHIQLKRKKHACPSCKTRTDRIKDYRTHTFQHLKVAEKRVYVHYRKRRYACSCGKSFDEKNQGLVARYQRFSTLWHQAALFHSISAPSFTYTAKTFGTTAPKIMRLFDARTEAFSTPPVSLPKVIAIDEFKGDTDKGKFQLIIADPMTRRPIDILENRRAKTIQRYLRERGQQVEMVIMDLSSTFKNAVQQALDKPVIIADSFHFSRYIYWALNKVRVRVQQRFSEKDRKHGKRIQKLLFKRSHKLDTAQKSIIRRYLSLHPDLQTAYTIKEAYQAWFDANKAQERHDVRQSLHDFYQLVQDKQLPEFIKAIGTFRRWETEIINAFIYPHLSNGFVEGINNRTKVIKRTSYGYQNFSRFRAKILAQHFIKDFDISVG
- a CDS encoding alpha/beta hydrolase; translation: MSTDRSFLIKAGNRAVLLLHGFAGTTEDVRELGEYLAENGYTVYAPNYRGHGEEPAIFLKTTPEMWYEDAKAGYKHLQDQGYHEIAIVGAAMGGVFALKMAETFNPKAIAPLCANVNRKMRYIPVEKYLLKSMSREGIADAEAEVMLANYAPEIKTMTDARSAFYKAVASDIERIEVPTMIGQGCQDEEISADDANYIFKNIHSDDKQLCFYAGSGHDITTDCEKDILGEDLVYFLDDLMWLEQEVM